From the genome of Aspergillus fumigatus Af293 chromosome 1, whole genome shotgun sequence, one region includes:
- a CDS encoding putative nucleoporin, which translates to MSLFGGQSQSGGGLFGSATANKPSPFGGFGSSTTGTQQSTGGGLFGSTQTQQSSTGGGLFGSNAASQLQQQQTGGGLFGSTTQQKPQTGGLFGGALGQTQQQQQQTTTGGGGLFGSTLGQQKPQGGSLFGGLGQQQQQQQQPQQQGGGLFGGLGATTQQQQQPQQQSLFGGSVLGGQQQPQLGQTTTQQPGSSLWSPGRAVTGVHRTVPMQIEIVKNKWDTGSRASPFRTYLYNHVGDQAPFYQPTAEDDETKWEEALRERPGSGYVPVLVRGFWELGKRAQRQKDFLTMAQTRLHEINNCLTDLLSRHDLKISVKIADCRRKHLVLSKRCLALAAKTQVLRNRGYAMDEAEEELKKKLAQLERSVFNPSLNGRAEEIWARMLAIREHSKRLQAEMEKAGASTAAQGEEELDENTMKTAKKILDDYHAQITHLQKELESVKKDFEEAQKLPGTADH; encoded by the exons ATGTCTCTCTTCGGAGGGCAATCCCAGTCAGGTGGTGGACTGTTTGGGTCCGCTACCGCAAATAAACCCAGTCCCTTTGGCGGATTCGGTTCGAGTACGACAGGAACACAGCAGAGCACCGGTGGTGGCTTATTTGGATCGACGCAAACTCAGCAGAGCTCTACAGGAGGTGGCCTCTTTGGATCCAATGCGGCATCGCAGctgcagcaacaacagacTGGGGGAGGCTTGTTCGGATCTACAACGCAGCAGAAACCCCAGACAGGTGGTCTCTTTGGTGGCGCTTTAGGCCAGacacaacagcagcagcagcagacgaCAACCGGCGGTGGCGGGTTGTTTGGGTCAACGCTTGGGCAGCAGAAGCCACAAGGGGGCAGCCTGTTTGGAGGATTggggcagcagcaacagcaacagcagcagcctcagcaACAAGGAGGCGGGCTATTCGGAGGCCTGGGAGCTACAacacaacaacagcaacaacctCAGCAGCAGAGTTTGTTTGGTGGATCCGTCCTTGGAGGTCAACAGCAGCCTCAATTGGGGCAAACCACAACGCAGCAGCCGGGCTCTAGCCTGTGGTCACCAGGCCGTGCTGTTACAGGAG TACATCGAACTGTACCCATGCAAATCGAAATTGTCAAGAACAAATGGGACACCGGTAGTCGCGCGTCGCCGTTCAGAACTTATCTGTATAATCACGTCGGGGATCAGGCTCCCTTCTACCAGCCTACTGCTGAGGACGACGAGACGAAATGGGAAGAGGCCCTACGCGAAAGACCCGGCTCCGGATATGTGCCCGTCTTGGTGAGAGGGTTTTGGGAGCTCGGCAAGCGAGCGCAACGACAAAAGGATTTCCTCACAATGGCCCAGACCCGCCTCCATGAGATTAATAACTGTCTCACCGACCTGCTATCTCGCCACGACTTGAAGATATCCGTCAAGATCGCTGACTGCCGCCGGAAACATCTGGTTCTAAGCAAGCGCTGTCTCGCTTTGGCGGCGAAGACTCAAGTACTCAGGAACCGAGGGTATGCAATGGACGAGGCAGAGGaagagctgaagaagaagcttgcgCAGCTGGAGCGATCTGTCTTTAATCCCTCGCTCAACGGGCGAGCCGAGGAAATCTGGGCCCGCATGTTGGCAATCCGAGAACACTCGAAACGTTTGCAGGCAGAAATGGAGAAGGCGGGCGCTTCAACGGCTGCTCAAGgtgaggaggaattggacGAGAACACCATGAAAACCGCAAAGAAG ATCTTGGATGATTATCACGCACAAATCACACATCTGCAAAAGGAATTGGAATCGGTTAAAAAGGACTTTGAAGAGGCCCAGAAGCTTCCGGGAACGGCGGATCATTGA